The Methanosarcina barkeri str. Wiesmoor DNA segment GGTAGTGCCTCAAATTTGCTGTAAATTTGAGGTCAAGTTTTTGCATACTATGGAGAAAATTGATCTGCCTATATGGAATTTTTTACTCAATAACTTATTGAGATTTGTGATTTTACAGAAAAATTGGTACACTGCCTTTTTGTTATTATGGGGAAACCTATCCCGAAACTCAGAATTTGATTTGTTGAATCTCGTATTTGGAACAATCAATTGAATACCTAATCACTAAAATAATCCCGAAAACTCATGATGATTTAGAATAAAATAGGTTTTGGGATAGGCTCGGGATATAATATGGTTGATGAAAATAAAATTAATCAAGATAACGGGAGTAGGTTCAGGTATAGACTTGGTAAGTGGCTTCTGAATAGAGATGAATGCGTCTTCGTGAGTGTAATAGATCAGAGCAGGGACGATAAATCCATACGTCAACACGTCAACACTTAATTGGATCAATTAATAACTGGGTAAACAGAAAAGAAGAATTTGCATCACAGGAAATCGTTTCTGAGATGTGCGAGTTTATTAAGAGCGAAAATGAAGATCTTTACCTCCGTTTAATGGAAAAATGCGCTCTAAAAATAATAAATGTCGGTGAAGGTATATTTGAAGCACTGAGCATGTGCAAGTGTGAAGAAGCAATAACTAATCCTCAATGTGGAATAACTGACAATGCCTCTGGTGTGTGAGATCCCCAGTCTGCTTTCTGATTTTCCTGAAATTTTAATGCAATGCTATTTGTGCTTTATTGGTTATCCAGATTCGTGTTCGGTGGGGTTTTCTACATTATGTGCCTCTACCGTTCCGACTTATAATAAAATTTTTCTTACTTTACTTAGATCAACAGGTCTTATCAGATTATTTTTGATAAATTTATTTAAATAAAAATTAAACCTATATTTATTGGGGGTAACTTATGGGTTATATCGAAACCTGGAAAGAGGTAATGCAAAGCCCGTCTGACTTTTACAGAGACATGCCTAAGACCGGAGGGTATACTGATCCGCTTACCTTTGCAGCAATCAGTTTCATCATATACGCATTTTTAGCCATACTTTTAACCGTCCTCTTTGGCCCTGGAATGTATATGGGCTGGACGTACGGTGGAACGTATGGTGGGATGTACGAGGGTATGTACGGTAGTGCGCGAGGGCTTGGCTTTTTCGCGATACTTATGACTGTGATCATAACACCTATTGCAGGTATTATTTCTATATTTATCGAAGCTGCAATACTCTATATTATTTATAAAATACTTGGAGGAACGGGAAGTTACGAAGGCACTGTAAGATTCATTTCTTATGCAACTGCTGTACTGGTACTTTCCTGGATTCCTATCGTCGGCTGGATTGCCGGAATTTACGGGATATATCTCTATATTGTGGGCGGAATGTATGTCCATGATATAAGCATGGCAAGGTCCGTAATAGCTGTACTGCTACCAACTTTACTTATAATCCTGCTTATGGCCATATTTATAGCATGGCTATTTGCTTTCTCAGGATTATTTCTCTTAGGGTTCTTTTCTACGGGTGTTATCCTTTTATAAAAAAACTCATCTTATTTTTTGGTCATGTTCTATGTAAAAATTTAAAAACCGATTGCCTTGAGCTAAATGTTTATATATTAGAAATTCCTTTAATTGAAGCTACACGAGCAATACGTGATCAAGAATGCCAAGATGGCGGAGCGGCTACGCAATCGCCTGCAGAGCGATTCCATTCCGGTTCGAATCCGGATCTTGGCTTCTTCTTTAAACAATTTATTGCTCTAAAATTATTTTATATAGTATCCCACACGAATTTGCATAATGCCAAGATGGCGGAGCGGCTACGCAATCGCCTGCAGAGCGATTCCATTCCGGTTCGAATCCGGATCTTGGCTTTCCTTTAAAAACCAATCTTTTTTCCAGAACTTTTAATTTTCTGATTCTCACGGTCTATTCTTAAATTTTTTTCGTTTGGTCTGCTTAAGTAAAGTGACCACGTAAATGAATTATCATATAAGTGGATCACATAAGTAAATCGTATGCCTGCTTCTGATAGTAATTTATAGCTTACTTTGATTCAGGTTTAATTCCGAACCTTAATTTTATATTAGAGAAGACTGATTTTTGAGCATGGACATTGATGAACTCATGAAGAGGCTCTTTGAACTTTATCCTGAAGCTTCTAACGATGGCTTTACAGATCCTTTTTTTGCGTTAATTTCTACTGTGATGTCCCACAGAACCCGGGATGATGTGACCTATCCAGCGGCTAGCAAGCTTTTTGAGAGATTTTCGACTCCTGAAGAAATGGTGAGAGCTGATGTTAGCGAGATTGAAACTCTTATAAAAGATGTGGGCTTTTACAGAGTTAAAGCAGGAAGAATAAAGGAAATTTCCAGACTTCTTCTAGAAAAATATGGTGGCAGGGTTCCTGACGATATGGAAGCTCTTCTTGAACTGCCTGGAGTCGGCAGGAAGACTGCCAACTGCGTGCTTGCCCATGCTTTTCTCAAGGATGCCCTTGCCGTGGACACTCATGTCCACAGGATTTCTAACAGGCTAGGTCTAGTAGAGACAAAAGTCCCTGAAGAAACTGAAACCGAATTAAAAAAGATCTTTCCACAGAAATATTGGAGACATGTAAATCTCTTGCTCGTAAAATTAGGGCAAAATACCTGCCGGCCTATTTCTCCAAGGTGCAAAACATGTACTCTTGAT contains these protein-coding regions:
- a CDS encoding YIP1 family protein, encoding MGYIETWKEVMQSPSDFYRDMPKTGGYTDPLTFAAISFIIYAFLAILLTVLFGPGMYMGWTYGGTYGGMYEGMYGSARGLGFFAILMTVIITPIAGIISIFIEAAILYIIYKILGGTGSYEGTVRFISYATAVLVLSWIPIVGWIAGIYGIYLYIVGGMYVHDISMARSVIAVLLPTLLIILLMAIFIAWLFAFSGLFLLGFFSTGVILL
- the nth gene encoding endonuclease III produces the protein MDIDELMKRLFELYPEASNDGFTDPFFALISTVMSHRTRDDVTYPAASKLFERFSTPEEMVRADVSEIETLIKDVGFYRVKAGRIKEISRLLLEKYGGRVPDDMEALLELPGVGRKTANCVLAHAFLKDALAVDTHVHRISNRLGLVETKVPEETETELKKIFPQKYWRHVNLLLVKLGQNTCRPISPRCKTCTLDDICPKILL